The proteins below come from a single Ailuropoda melanoleuca isolate Jingjing chromosome 1, ASM200744v2, whole genome shotgun sequence genomic window:
- the ANKRD7 gene encoding ankyrin repeat domain-containing protein 7 isoform X1 codes for MPCAAMKKLFTFWRRKDQPHNPSSHLPVGRVSTHHPTQPGYNLRDKDLKKLHKAVSVGDLEKVKEYLQLKKHDVNIRDRKYRTPLHLACANGYSNIVSLLIEKNCKINVCDSEKRSPLTKAVQCAKEDCAAVLLSHGADPNLADLDGNTALHYAVCGQSISLVEKLLEHKANLEDQNKDGYTPLLLAITENNAKMVDYLLKRGADVNASDKNQRTALMIAISDEPTNLVSLLLQQEVDLSCQDIYGFTAEEYASFNGFTVYHQLIANYGRKKNVEQKSNSEDTTLGTVFDTEELKEVMDESFEEDPLAGRIFIDLLLLK; via the exons ATGCCCTGTGCCGCAATGAAGAAGCTTTTCActttctggagaaggaaggatCAGCCCCACAATCCCTCCTCGCACCTGCCCGTAGGCCGGGTCAGTACCCATCACCCCACCCAGCCAGGCTACAACCTTCGAGATAAGGATTTAAAGAAACTTCACAAAGCTGTCTCAGTCGGGGATTTGGAGAAGGTGAAGGAGTACCTTCAGCTCAAGAAACATGATGTGAATATACGGGACAGAAAATACAG AACGCCTTTGCACCTGGCCTGTGCTAATGGATATTCAAATATCGTATCTCTCTTAATTgagaaaaactgcaaaataaatgtCTGCGATAGTGAAAAACGGTCTCCCTTGACTAAG GCAGTACAGTGTGCTAAGGAAGATTGTGCTGCTGTTCTTCTAAGCCACGGTGCAGACCCAAATCTGGCGGATTTAGACGGCAATACTGCTCTCCATTATGCCGTCTGTGGCCAAAGTATCTCATTAGTTGAAAAATTGCTTGAACACAAAGCTAATCTTGAAGATCAAAATAAG gatGGGTATACTCCACTGTTACTTGCCATTactgaaaataatgcaaaaatggTAGACTATCTTCTGAAGAGAGGGGCAGATGTGAATGCTTCAGATAAGAATCAAAG AACAGCCCTTATGATTGCTATAAGTGATGAACCAACAAATTTAGTCAGTCTTCTTCTTCAGCAAGAGGTGGACCTATCTTGCCAAGATATTTATGGATTCACAGCTGAGGAATATGCTTCTTTTAATGGCTTTACTGT ATATCATCAATTAATTGCCAATTATGGAAGGAAGAAGAACGTTGAACAGAAGTCTAACTCTGAAGATACAACTTTGGGCACTGTATTTGATACAGAAGAGCTGAAGGAAG
- the ANKRD7 gene encoding ankyrin repeat domain-containing protein 7 isoform X2, which yields MPCAAMKKLFTFWRRKDQPHNPSSHLPVGRVSTHHPTQPGYNLRDKDLKKLHKAVSVGDLEKVKEYLQLKKHDVNIRDRKYRTPLHLACANGYSNIVSLLIEKNCKINVCDSEKRSPLTKAVQCAKEDCAAVLLSHGADPNLADLDGNTALHYAVCGQSISLVEKLLEHKANLEDQNKDGYTPLLLAITENNAKMVDYLLKRGADVNASDKNQRTALMIAISDEPTNLVSLLLQQEVDLSCQDIYGFTAEEYASFNGFTVYHQLIANYGRKKNVEQKSNSEDTTLGTVFDTEELKEDI from the exons ATGCCCTGTGCCGCAATGAAGAAGCTTTTCActttctggagaaggaaggatCAGCCCCACAATCCCTCCTCGCACCTGCCCGTAGGCCGGGTCAGTACCCATCACCCCACCCAGCCAGGCTACAACCTTCGAGATAAGGATTTAAAGAAACTTCACAAAGCTGTCTCAGTCGGGGATTTGGAGAAGGTGAAGGAGTACCTTCAGCTCAAGAAACATGATGTGAATATACGGGACAGAAAATACAG AACGCCTTTGCACCTGGCCTGTGCTAATGGATATTCAAATATCGTATCTCTCTTAATTgagaaaaactgcaaaataaatgtCTGCGATAGTGAAAAACGGTCTCCCTTGACTAAG GCAGTACAGTGTGCTAAGGAAGATTGTGCTGCTGTTCTTCTAAGCCACGGTGCAGACCCAAATCTGGCGGATTTAGACGGCAATACTGCTCTCCATTATGCCGTCTGTGGCCAAAGTATCTCATTAGTTGAAAAATTGCTTGAACACAAAGCTAATCTTGAAGATCAAAATAAG gatGGGTATACTCCACTGTTACTTGCCATTactgaaaataatgcaaaaatggTAGACTATCTTCTGAAGAGAGGGGCAGATGTGAATGCTTCAGATAAGAATCAAAG AACAGCCCTTATGATTGCTATAAGTGATGAACCAACAAATTTAGTCAGTCTTCTTCTTCAGCAAGAGGTGGACCTATCTTGCCAAGATATTTATGGATTCACAGCTGAGGAATATGCTTCTTTTAATGGCTTTACTGT ATATCATCAATTAATTGCCAATTATGGAAGGAAGAAGAACGTTGAACAGAAGTCTAACTCTGAAGATACAACTTTGGGCACTGTATTTGATACAGAAGAGCTGAAGGAAG ACATATAA